A window of Kribbella voronezhensis genomic DNA:
AGCGGATCGACTTCGATCCCACCGATGGGCAGCCGACGGCCGAGGACGCGACTGCGCCCGGCCGAGCACTGTCCGTAGACCAGCCGACCACGGACAGCTCAGTGGACCGGGATGGCGCTGCCGCGCCGCGGACGACTGACGCGGAAGCCTCCGAACCGGGCTCGAAACCAACTAGGTAAGGGGATTGTCACGAGATGGTGTCGTGACGTACCTCTTTTCGGCCGCGACCCTATAGTGAGCGCGTGTCGAACCAAGGTGCCGAGGGCGGGAACGCTCTGTGACCGCGACCCGCGCCGCCCGGCATCGCGTGCCCGGACGTCTGGTAGCGGGTGGTGCGAGTGCGGTGCTGGTCGCCTCCGTGGCGCTGGTCGTCGGGCTGTACGCCGCCGGCAGTGAGCCGCAGGACGTGGGGATCGGCGGCCCCGGCCTCTTCGTCGACTGGTTGCTGCCGTTCTTCCGGCTGATGTCCACGTTGGCCACCGTCGGCTGTGCGGGCGCGCTGCTCGCCGCTGTGGTGCTGTTGCGTACGGACGGTGGCCCGCTGGGTCTGCAGGGTCGGCGAGCGATTCGGGACGCCAGCAACTCGGCGATCATCTGGGCGGTGGCGGCGTTCGGCGGCGCGATCATCACAGCTGCCGTACTCACCGACACCCGAGTCGATCTGCTCCGGCTGAAGCTGGACGACGCGCTCGGTGTGCCGGAGGTGAAGGCGCTACTGATCACCGGCATCCTCGTCGTCGCGCTGGCGATCGGGATCCGCCGGGTCCAGACCTCGTCGGCCGCGGCACTCGGCGTACTGGTGGCGATCGCCGCACTGGTCCCACCCGCGCTCACGACGTACCCCCGCAACGAGTCGTACGTCGTACTCGCGGGCGCCGCCCTGGTCATCCACGTGATCGCCGCGACCACCTGGGTCGGGGGACTGGCAGGACTGGTCCGGTACGGACGGGCCAGCCGGCAAGGACTCCCGCTGGTGCTCGAGCGGTTCAGCCAGGTCGCGCTGGCCTCCTCGATCGCGGTCCTGGTGAGCGGCGTGATCAGCGCAGCCGGCCGGCTCGCGGCCAAGGGCGGCGGCTTCGACTCGGCCCTCGACGTCCTCACCTCCGACGCGTACGGCGGCCTGCTGCTGGCCAAGACGGTCGCCTTCGTCGTCCTGATCATCGCCGGCGCCTTCCACCGCCGCCGCGTGATCTCCAAGGTCAACGAATTCACCACCCCCTTCTGGCAGCTGGTAGGCGGCGAACTGGTCGTCATGGCGATCGCCATCGGCCTCTCAGTAGCCCTGGCCCAAACCGCCTGACGCGAAGCTGGATCAGACAGCGGCGAGGTCGATCTCTACGACGAAGGGAACAGTCGACTTCACGATGCCCGTGAAAACCTCGCCGTCGCGGTACGACCGGCTTGCTGGGTCCAGCACGTAGGTGTACACCAGTGGGACGCCGGTAGCTGCTTGCTCCACCCGCCAGTAGAAGGCGATTCCGGCCTGCGCGTACTGATCCGCCTTGACGACCCGGTCCGTGGTCTCCGAGCCGGGCGACACAACCTCGACGACCAGCAGCACGTACTCGGGTCGCATCGGCAAAGTGTCGATTCTGTCCGCTCGGTAGACCACGACGTCCGGTCGGCGATTGGTCAGCGGGACATCCTGCAGGCGGACGTCGAAGTCGGTATCCGCATTCCAGTCCGCACCCGCGGCGAGCTCCAGCCCGTTTGCCAGGAACCGCGCCAGTCGGTTGTGCCGAATAGAAGCGCTCGGGGTCACCACGACCATCCCGTCCACGATCTCGATTCCGGCACACTGCTCCGCAGACCAGGAGTCGTACTGCTCAGCCGTGATCTGGGAATGCATCCACGCCGGAGCAACCATGTCCGCGGTCACGGCGTACCTCCCCTGGGTCTGCGATAGGCCGGTGGTGCAAAACTCAGGATACTGGGTGAGGGCGTGAATTCCGGTCCACGGCAGGGTCGGTTCCATGGGGGTGGCGGCTCGGACTGCCTAGGGTGGGTTCATGAACGAACTCGGAACGTCGACGTCCCCGTACTTGCGGCAGCATGCGGGGAATCCGGTGGGGTGGCGGCAGTGGTCCGAGGCGGCGTTCGCGGAGGCGCGGGAGCGGGATGTGCCGGTGTTCTTGAGCATCGGGTACTCCGCCTGTCACTGGTGTCATGTGATGGCGCACGAGTCGTTCGAGGACGAGGCGACCGCGGCGTACCTGAACGAGCACTTCGTCAGTATCAAGGTGGATCGTGAGGAGCGTCCTGACGTGGACGCGATCTACATGGAGGCCACGGTCGCGATGACCGGGCAGGGTGGGTGGCCGATGTCGGTGTTCCTCACCCCGGCCGGCGAGCCGTTCTTCTGCGGCACGTATTTCCCGTCCGAGCCGCGGCACGGGATGGCGACGTTCCGTCAGGTGCTGGAGTCGCTGACCGACGCGTGGCAGACCAAGCGCGACCAGATCGACCAGATCGGGCGCGACGTGGTGGCGCAACTCGGTGCCCGCAGTCACCCGGCCGGTGGGGCGATCGACGCCCAGACCCTCGATCGCGCGGTCGACCTGCTGAGAGCCGACTTCGATCCTGTCGACGCGGGATTCGGCTCAGCGCCGAAGTTCCCGCCGTCGATGGTGCTGGACTTCCTGCTGCGCCACCATCGCCGGACCGGCTCGGTCGAGGCGCTGCGGATGGTCACGGAGACCTGCGAGCGGATGGCCCGGGGTGGCATGTACGACCAGCTCGCCGGCGGTTTCGCGCGGTACAGCGTGGACGGGCAGTGGGTGGTGCCGCACTTCGAGAAGATGCTGTACGACAACGCGCTCCTGCTCGACGTCTACACCCAGTTGTTCGCGCTGACAGGTGAGCCGCTGGCCGAGCGGATCGCGACCGAGACGGCCGACTTCCTCCTCGCCGAACTCCGCACGCCCGAAGGCGGTTTCGCCTCCGCCCTCGACGCCGACACAGAAGGTGTCGAGGGCAAGTACTACGTCTGGTCGCCCGACCAACTGCGCGAGGTGCTCGAGCCCGAGGATGCCGCCTGGGTGATCGACCTCTGCGACGTCACCGGCACCTTCGAGCACGGCTTGTCCGTTCTGCAGTTGCGCCAGGACCCGGACGATCCCGCCCGATGGAACAAGCTGCGCTCCGTACTACGGGACGCGCGGAACCGGCGTACCT
This region includes:
- a CDS encoding copper resistance D family protein, producing the protein MTATRAARHRVPGRLVAGGASAVLVASVALVVGLYAAGSEPQDVGIGGPGLFVDWLLPFFRLMSTLATVGCAGALLAAVVLLRTDGGPLGLQGRRAIRDASNSAIIWAVAAFGGAIITAAVLTDTRVDLLRLKLDDALGVPEVKALLITGILVVALAIGIRRVQTSSAAALGVLVAIAALVPPALTTYPRNESYVVLAGAALVIHVIAATTWVGGLAGLVRYGRASRQGLPLVLERFSQVALASSIAVLVSGVISAAGRLAAKGGGFDSALDVLTSDAYGGLLLAKTVAFVVLIIAGAFHRRRVISKVNEFTTPFWQLVGGELVVMAIAIGLSVALAQTA
- a CDS encoding Uma2 family endonuclease — its product is MTADMVAPAWMHSQITAEQYDSWSAEQCAGIEIVDGMVVVTPSASIRHNRLARFLANGLELAAGADWNADTDFDVRLQDVPLTNRRPDVVVYRADRIDTLPMRPEYVLLVVEVVSPGSETTDRVVKADQYAQAGIAFYWRVEQAATGVPLVYTYVLDPASRSYRDGEVFTGIVKSTVPFVVEIDLAAV
- a CDS encoding thioredoxin domain-containing protein, which codes for MNELGTSTSPYLRQHAGNPVGWRQWSEAAFAEARERDVPVFLSIGYSACHWCHVMAHESFEDEATAAYLNEHFVSIKVDREERPDVDAIYMEATVAMTGQGGWPMSVFLTPAGEPFFCGTYFPSEPRHGMATFRQVLESLTDAWQTKRDQIDQIGRDVVAQLGARSHPAGGAIDAQTLDRAVDLLRADFDPVDAGFGSAPKFPPSMVLDFLLRHHRRTGSVEALRMVTETCERMARGGMYDQLAGGFARYSVDGQWVVPHFEKMLYDNALLLDVYTQLFALTGEPLAERIATETADFLLAELRTPEGGFASALDADTEGVEGKYYVWSPDQLREVLEPEDAAWVIDLCDVTGTFEHGLSVLQLRQDPDDPARWNKLRSVLRDARNRRTYPARDDKIVAAWNGLAITALARAGVVLAKPQYVEAAVGAAGLVRDVHLDESGRLHRTSRDGKVGTAHGVLEDYAAFAQACLTLLGVTGDASWLTTAESLLTRVIEHFVADGIFYDTAADAEALVWRPKDPTDNASPSGVSLAAEALTTLASLTGSARYETAAEQALTASAALAARAPRFAGRALAVAETLAAGPLEIAIAGASEELLRVAITDSPWGTAVVQGEPGLDVPLMAGRELRDGRAAAYVCQKFTCRLPVVLPEDLRRELNAAR